In one window of Lewinella sp. 4G2 DNA:
- the msrA gene encoding peptide-methionine (S)-S-oxide reductase MsrA, which translates to MKGIQIIFLSLALALSLTACDSSKSATTNKGTTTETSTTATNRSSQPELAGDFTIEELDAKYPGMEKAYLAGGCFWCTEASLDRIQGVADVWSGYAGGPETNPTYRQVASGQTEQAEAIVVYYDPAVIDYSTILDVFFVAHDPTQLNRQGPDVGTQYRSAIFPLNDTQRQLAEAKIKALNESGKFDKPIATTIEDPIKFWVAEGYHQDYYEDDSNPNWGYVTNVSKPKVEKVKKVFRDILKPEFR; encoded by the coding sequence ATGAAAGGTATCCAGATCATCTTCCTATCCTTAGCGTTGGCACTGAGCCTGACCGCTTGCGACTCCTCCAAGTCCGCTACTACGAATAAAGGAACCACCACCGAAACCAGCACCACCGCCACCAACCGCAGCAGCCAACCCGAACTGGCCGGCGACTTCACCATTGAGGAGCTCGACGCGAAGTACCCTGGCATGGAGAAAGCTTACCTCGCCGGTGGCTGTTTCTGGTGTACCGAAGCCAGCCTGGACCGCATCCAGGGCGTTGCGGACGTCTGGAGTGGCTACGCGGGTGGGCCCGAAACCAATCCTACCTACCGGCAAGTGGCTTCCGGCCAAACGGAGCAGGCGGAAGCCATCGTGGTCTACTATGACCCGGCGGTGATTGATTATTCCACCATCCTGGACGTCTTCTTCGTCGCCCACGACCCTACGCAACTCAATCGCCAGGGGCCGGATGTAGGGACGCAGTACCGCAGCGCCATCTTCCCCCTGAACGATACCCAGCGCCAACTGGCCGAAGCCAAGATCAAGGCCCTCAACGAAAGTGGCAAGTTCGACAAGCCGATTGCGACCACGATTGAGGACCCCATCAAATTCTGGGTAGCCGAAGGGTACCACCAGGATTACTACGAGGATGATTCCAACCCGAACTGGGGTTACGTGACTAACGTCAGTAAGCCTAAGGTGGAGAAGGTGAAAAAGGTGTTTCGTGATATTTTGAAGCCGGAGTTTCGGTAG
- a CDS encoding NAD(P)/FAD-dependent oxidoreductase, protein MPLQTVEVKLPPPDLHDEVALRRAISQQTPLRAEQIGTVEVDRRSIDARGRRPVFRLRVNVLAPGEETTPESPYSANFRDVADQPAVTIIGCGPAGMFAALELIERGLKPIIIERGKDVQARRRSLRAIQQFGEVDPDSNYCFGEGGAGTYSDGKLYTRSLKRGNYLKALHLLAEHGAQSDILIDAHPHIGSNKLPKVVANMRQTILDRGGEIRFGHKLVDIERTDTDLQALSIQDEHGETYRLETDAYILATGHSARDVYDLLHRHAIRLEAKPFALGVRIEHPQPLIDQIQYGQREREENLPASSYKLVTQVKERGVFSFCMCPGGLVVPAATAPGELVVNGMSLSRRDSPYANSGTVVAVELEDLQPFKEHGVFAGLALQQHVEQTMFNAGSGDQAAPAARLTDFVNGKVSSTLPDTSYIPGLHAAKMDELLPKSIYSRLQQGVKDFGRKMKGYYTEEANVIGTESRTSSPVRIPRDRKSFHHPDLPALYPCGEGAGFAGGILSAAMDGQNVAAAVAKQVYGK, encoded by the coding sequence ATGCCCCTCCAAACCGTAGAAGTAAAGCTTCCCCCACCCGATCTCCACGATGAGGTGGCCCTCCGCCGCGCCATCAGCCAACAGACGCCACTGCGGGCGGAACAAATCGGAACCGTGGAAGTGGACCGCCGGAGCATCGATGCACGGGGCCGCCGCCCCGTCTTTCGCCTCCGGGTCAACGTACTGGCCCCCGGCGAGGAGACCACACCGGAATCCCCCTACTCCGCCAACTTTCGGGACGTGGCCGACCAGCCCGCCGTCACCATCATCGGTTGCGGGCCGGCCGGGATGTTTGCGGCGCTGGAACTCATCGAGCGGGGACTCAAGCCCATTATCATTGAGCGGGGGAAGGACGTTCAGGCACGCCGGCGCTCCCTCCGGGCCATCCAGCAATTTGGGGAAGTCGATCCTGATTCCAACTACTGTTTCGGGGAAGGCGGGGCCGGCACCTATTCCGACGGCAAACTGTACACCCGTAGCCTCAAGCGGGGGAACTACCTCAAGGCCCTCCACCTCCTCGCCGAACACGGGGCCCAGTCGGACATCCTCATCGACGCCCACCCGCACATCGGCTCCAACAAGCTACCCAAGGTGGTCGCCAATATGCGGCAGACCATTCTTGACCGCGGTGGAGAGATCCGCTTCGGCCACAAATTGGTCGACATTGAGCGGACGGATACCGACCTGCAAGCCCTTTCCATCCAGGACGAGCACGGGGAGACCTACCGCCTGGAAACCGACGCCTACATCCTCGCCACCGGCCATTCGGCGCGAGACGTTTACGATTTGCTCCACCGCCACGCCATCCGCCTGGAGGCGAAGCCCTTTGCACTGGGCGTCCGGATCGAGCACCCCCAACCTCTGATCGACCAGATCCAGTACGGGCAGCGGGAGCGGGAGGAGAACTTACCGGCCAGCAGTTACAAGCTGGTCACCCAGGTCAAGGAAAGGGGCGTCTTCAGCTTTTGCATGTGCCCCGGCGGTTTGGTCGTCCCCGCCGCTACGGCTCCGGGGGAGTTGGTCGTGAACGGGATGAGCCTTTCCCGTCGGGATAGCCCCTACGCCAATTCCGGCACGGTGGTGGCTGTTGAGCTGGAAGACCTTCAGCCTTTCAAAGAGCACGGCGTCTTTGCCGGGCTGGCCCTCCAGCAACACGTGGAGCAGACGATGTTCAACGCCGGTTCGGGCGACCAGGCGGCCCCCGCCGCACGGTTGACGGATTTCGTGAACGGTAAAGTCTCCAGCACCCTGCCGGATACGAGCTACATCCCCGGTCTCCACGCTGCGAAGATGGATGAGCTGTTGCCCAAAAGCATCTACTCCCGCCTCCAGCAGGGCGTCAAGGATTTTGGCCGTAAGATGAAAGGCTACTATACTGAGGAAGCCAACGTCATTGGTACGGAAAGCCGAACGTCCAGCCCCGTCCGCATTCCCCGCGACCGGAAAAGCTTTCACCACCCGGACCTGCCCGCGCTTTATCCCTGTGGGGAAGGAGCCGGTTTTGCTGGTGGCATCCTGAGTGCAGCGATGGACGGGCAAAACGTAGCGGCGGCGGTGGCGAAACAGGTTTACGGCAAGTAA
- a CDS encoding glycosyltransferase 87 family protein, with amino-acid sequence MKKILPPLLLSLGILYLGFGVDRTNFYELITAFTVAFAGYAALVKYAEEKTLRLAIILGIGLRLALVFAFPLLSDDVYRFIWDGLLINDGQNPFAKIPAFYLEAGNEVPGLTPELYGKLNSPEYFTIYPPVAQAIFTLATWISPGSHYWAAVVMKLFLFACELGSLWVLHRLFRTTFSGFPITNLLFYWLNPLIIIEITGNLHFEGAMVFFLLLALYCLTQRRWVRAGLAMAASVASKLLPLLLLPYLIRRLWGRPFWVFSIVFGAALLLLFAPLLAAGFLDGFGSSLDLYFRKFEFNASIYYLAREIGYGVVGWNLISTIGPALAKFAAVAILVLALLDGRSSWKDLPVGWLWAFTIYLLCATTVHPWYLSVPIALCCFTRWRFPLVWSFLITFTYVSYTTVPYRELLWVVAVEYVLVLGFLIWERKRPTPPVPEGRLP; translated from the coding sequence GTGAAAAAGATCCTCCCTCCCCTGTTGCTATCCCTTGGTATTCTGTACCTGGGTTTTGGGGTGGACCGGACCAACTTCTACGAGCTCATCACCGCCTTCACGGTCGCATTCGCCGGGTACGCCGCGCTGGTGAAGTACGCGGAGGAAAAGACTTTGCGGTTGGCCATTATTTTAGGGATTGGCCTGCGCCTCGCGCTCGTCTTTGCCTTTCCGCTGCTGAGTGATGATGTCTACCGCTTCATTTGGGACGGGCTGTTGATCAACGACGGCCAGAACCCCTTCGCGAAAATCCCCGCTTTCTACCTGGAGGCGGGCAACGAGGTACCCGGCCTTACGCCGGAGCTGTACGGGAAATTGAATTCTCCGGAATACTTCACCATTTACCCGCCGGTAGCCCAGGCCATCTTCACCCTGGCGACCTGGATCAGCCCCGGTAGTCACTACTGGGCGGCGGTGGTGATGAAGTTGTTCCTCTTCGCTTGTGAGCTGGGAAGTTTATGGGTACTCCACCGCCTATTCCGCACTACTTTTTCAGGGTTCCCGATCACCAACCTGCTGTTTTACTGGCTCAATCCGCTCATTATCATTGAGATCACCGGCAACCTGCACTTTGAGGGGGCGATGGTCTTTTTTCTGCTGCTCGCCCTCTACTGTCTGACGCAACGCAGGTGGGTTCGGGCCGGACTGGCCATGGCGGCTTCGGTGGCGAGCAAGCTGCTACCCCTGCTGCTCCTGCCCTACCTCATCCGCCGACTTTGGGGTAGACCTTTCTGGGTCTTTTCCATCGTTTTCGGGGCCGCGTTATTACTCCTCTTCGCTCCATTGCTGGCGGCTGGTTTCCTGGATGGCTTCGGTAGCAGCTTGGATCTGTATTTCCGAAAATTCGAGTTCAACGCCAGTATTTACTACCTCGCCCGGGAAATCGGTTACGGCGTCGTTGGCTGGAACCTCATCAGCACGATCGGGCCGGCGCTTGCCAAATTTGCCGCCGTCGCCATCCTCGTCCTCGCCCTGCTGGACGGCCGGTCTTCGTGGAAGGATCTCCCCGTCGGTTGGCTCTGGGCCTTCACCATTTACCTCCTGTGCGCCACGACCGTTCACCCCTGGTACCTAAGCGTTCCCATTGCACTCTGTTGTTTCACCCGTTGGCGCTTCCCCCTGGTCTGGAGTTTCCTCATCACCTTCACCTACGTGAGCTACACGACGGTCCCCTACCGCGAATTACTCTGGGTCGTGGCGGTGGAGTATGTTTTGGTGCTAGGCTTCCTGATTTGGGAGCGCAAACGACCAACACCGCCAGTCCCGGAGGGGCGTCTACCGTAG
- a CDS encoding M23 family metallopeptidase: MARASRFRFTLVLLVLAVLVSGYAGCDWRSGLRKVGTFFEKTIGPKTARERYAKELGADAGAKLVGWERAYANADTQRLKIQLPHREIFQLDTTVDYSAQALHFTLKAGRILRIEGTAEGGTVFGELYKTDPSGRRYGRPIATWKPDRLKLEYEPWGRSENLVFLLQSSLGTRVSAQVSLASEAALLFPVAGKDETAIKSFWGASRDGGRRSHKGNDIFADKGTPLLAVADGRIFKVANGGLGGKTVWLYDNEREQSYYYAHLDEQWVRRGQYVQRGDSLGTVGNTGNARTTPPHLHFGVYADGPYDPYSLLQRDDPLPPGPIYDLEPGQSSKRVPLSGNHYLRESPERKGTVLRQLNNGEPVTALAVTGKFYRVVTGRGEFGYVNFD; encoded by the coding sequence ATGGCCCGCGCTTCCCGCTTTCGTTTCACGCTCGTGCTCCTCGTGCTGGCCGTCCTCGTTTCCGGTTATGCGGGCTGCGACTGGCGGTCCGGTTTGCGAAAGGTCGGTACGTTTTTCGAGAAGACCATTGGCCCGAAAACGGCCCGGGAGCGCTACGCGAAGGAGTTGGGCGCTGACGCAGGTGCGAAGTTAGTGGGGTGGGAACGGGCCTACGCGAACGCCGATACCCAACGGCTAAAGATCCAGCTCCCTCACCGGGAGATCTTCCAGCTGGATACGACGGTGGACTACTCCGCCCAGGCACTGCACTTTACTTTGAAGGCCGGCCGCATCCTCCGCATCGAAGGGACGGCGGAGGGCGGTACCGTCTTCGGAGAGCTGTACAAAACTGATCCATCCGGCCGTCGCTACGGTCGCCCCATCGCCACCTGGAAGCCCGACCGGCTCAAGTTGGAATACGAACCGTGGGGGCGGTCCGAGAACCTCGTCTTTTTGCTTCAGTCCTCCCTTGGCACCCGCGTCAGCGCCCAAGTTAGTCTGGCCTCGGAAGCGGCCCTGCTCTTCCCGGTGGCGGGGAAGGACGAGACGGCGATCAAGAGTTTCTGGGGTGCCTCGCGCGACGGTGGCCGCCGCAGCCATAAGGGCAACGATATTTTTGCGGATAAGGGAACCCCCCTCCTCGCCGTAGCCGATGGCCGCATCTTCAAGGTGGCGAATGGCGGCCTGGGCGGTAAAACCGTGTGGCTCTACGACAACGAACGCGAACAGAGCTACTACTACGCCCACCTCGACGAACAGTGGGTCCGCCGCGGGCAGTACGTGCAGCGGGGGGATAGCCTGGGTACAGTGGGCAACACCGGCAACGCCCGGACGACGCCGCCCCACCTCCACTTCGGCGTGTACGCGGATGGCCCCTACGATCCCTATTCGCTGCTGCAACGCGACGATCCGCTACCCCCCGGCCCGATCTACGACCTGGAACCCGGGCAATCCTCCAAACGCGTACCCCTGAGCGGCAACCATTACCTCCGCGAAAGCCCGGAACGCAAGGGCACCGTCCTCCGACAACTCAACAACGGCGAACCGGTGACGGCGCTGGCGGTGACGGGGAAATTCTACCGGGTGGTGACTGGGCGGGGGGAGTTTGGGTATGTGAATTTTGATTGA
- a CDS encoding AAA domain-containing protein: MTDHQKTELTHLRHLVQLEREEERKLHLEVIQAMPLVKRVQKGYSWYPLQISESGYGIGGRPTVTLTREGEESHQFRAGTSVNLFTTQPLANGPQRAGVIKYVKKNRMKIILGGEDLPDWLGAGGVGVDLMFDERTYVEMDRALQTLEQAENGRVKELRDVIMGARTPEYRPITLADAGHLTALNDSQRAAVAHALGAEHLGLIHGPPGTGKTTTLVAVVEELVKTEDRVLFCTPSNSAADLVTMRLADRGLRVVRTGNISRVEEEVMRHTLDVQIAEHPDTGQVKKLRKEAADLRKKAGKAKGREKGIYYRDAGRLNGWAKQLEDRTLDHTLETTQVVVCTLVGSAASILSGHKFRTCIVDEAAQALEPATWIPILKASRVILAGDPFQLPPTVKNKRADKEGFSVTLLEKCLVADIAAKAGLPPECNRAEDLENVLLEVQYRMNEPIMGYSNEYFYGGQLKAADLVARRTLPSVPLAEAVVFIDTAGTGFEEKLHPQFKSRYNDGELNILIEHLLDLRQEIPYDVPLPTVAIISPYREQVVRADEMVAGEGRLRDFSITINTVDGFQGRERDVVYVSLVRSNGRSEIGFLSDYRRMNVALTRAKKYLIVIGDSATVGNDAFFSGFLNYVEKHGRYQTAWEFMR; the protein is encoded by the coding sequence TTGACCGACCACCAAAAAACCGAACTCACCCACCTGCGCCACCTCGTCCAATTGGAACGGGAAGAAGAGCGGAAGCTCCACCTCGAAGTCATCCAGGCGATGCCGCTCGTGAAGCGGGTGCAGAAGGGGTACAGTTGGTACCCGCTGCAAATCAGCGAAAGTGGTTACGGGATCGGCGGCCGGCCCACCGTCACCCTCACGCGGGAGGGGGAGGAGAGCCACCAATTTCGCGCCGGCACCAGCGTCAACCTGTTCACCACCCAGCCGCTGGCGAACGGGCCGCAGCGCGCCGGCGTCATCAAGTACGTGAAGAAGAACCGGATGAAGATCATCCTCGGTGGCGAAGACCTACCCGACTGGCTCGGGGCCGGCGGCGTCGGGGTGGACCTGATGTTCGACGAGCGGACCTACGTGGAAATGGACCGCGCCCTCCAAACCCTAGAACAAGCCGAAAACGGGCGGGTGAAGGAACTACGCGACGTCATCATGGGCGCCCGAACCCCCGAATACCGTCCCATCACCCTCGCCGATGCGGGCCACCTCACCGCCCTTAACGATAGCCAGCGCGCCGCCGTCGCCCACGCCCTCGGCGCCGAACACCTGGGCCTCATCCACGGGCCACCGGGGACGGGCAAAACGACGACCCTCGTCGCCGTCGTGGAAGAGCTCGTCAAGACGGAAGACCGCGTCCTTTTCTGTACCCCGAGCAATTCCGCCGCCGATCTGGTCACGATGCGCCTGGCGGATCGGGGCCTCCGCGTCGTCCGCACCGGCAACATCAGCCGGGTGGAGGAGGAGGTGATGCGCCACACCCTCGACGTCCAGATCGCCGAGCACCCGGATACCGGCCAGGTAAAGAAACTGCGCAAGGAAGCCGCCGACCTCCGCAAGAAAGCCGGCAAGGCAAAGGGCCGCGAAAAAGGTATCTACTACCGCGACGCCGGCCGTCTCAACGGTTGGGCCAAGCAACTGGAAGACCGGACGCTCGACCACACCCTCGAGACTACCCAGGTCGTCGTCTGTACCCTCGTCGGTTCGGCGGCGTCCATCCTCAGCGGCCATAAATTCAGGACGTGTATCGTCGACGAAGCCGCCCAGGCCCTCGAGCCGGCGACGTGGATTCCCATCCTGAAGGCCAGCCGCGTCATTCTGGCGGGGGATCCATTTCAGCTGCCGCCAACCGTCAAGAATAAACGGGCGGATAAGGAAGGATTCAGCGTCACGCTCCTCGAAAAGTGCCTCGTGGCGGATATCGCCGCAAAGGCTGGTCTCCCTCCGGAGTGCAACCGGGCGGAAGACCTTGAAAACGTTCTGCTCGAGGTGCAGTACCGTATGAACGAGCCCATCATGGGCTACTCCAACGAATACTTCTACGGTGGCCAGCTTAAAGCTGCGGACCTCGTCGCGCGCCGCACCCTGCCAAGCGTTCCCCTCGCCGAGGCGGTGGTATTTATCGACACGGCGGGTACGGGGTTTGAGGAAAAGCTCCACCCGCAGTTCAAAAGCCGGTACAACGACGGCGAACTCAACATCCTCATCGAGCACCTGCTCGACCTCCGCCAGGAGATCCCCTACGACGTGCCGCTGCCCACCGTTGCCATCATCAGCCCCTACCGCGAGCAGGTCGTCCGGGCCGATGAGATGGTCGCCGGGGAGGGGCGGCTACGCGATTTCAGCATCACGATCAACACCGTTGACGGTTTCCAGGGGCGGGAGCGGGACGTCGTTTACGTCAGCCTCGTCCGGTCCAACGGCCGTAGCGAGATCGGTTTTCTCAGCGATTACCGGCGGATGAACGTGGCCCTCACGCGGGCCAAAAAGTACCTGATCGTTATTGGCGACAGCGCCACGGTCGGCAACGACGCCTTCTTTTCTGGCTTCCTCAACTATGTCGAAAAGCACGGACGTTATCAGACGGCCTGGGAATTCATGCGCTAG
- a CDS encoding DUF3885 domain-containing protein, giving the protein MKKLLAKELGRIAPETTSSTIFGRYSMRFELGGAENTDSRIRIEQATARAMAIYTHALHGESVILLIEEWDSSWLKSGKDNHQLNLINVLDHQRLKRFEGPFDQTYYEQDQAGNKIERLEKDGLKCDLSLGRVQLPLESASKIIRGIIATEMGGVPYITQRIYFYSPEKQTGMLVYDDRGCDVWADDLDILRPTYEKFNDWILAYNRVEVEEMFGQ; this is encoded by the coding sequence ATGAAAAAACTTCTGGCTAAAGAACTCGGTAGGATTGCTCCGGAGACAACTTCAAGTACGATTTTTGGCAGATACTCAATGAGATTTGAGTTGGGCGGTGCGGAAAACACGGATAGTAGAATCAGAATTGAGCAAGCGACCGCCCGGGCAATGGCTATATATACCCATGCCCTCCATGGAGAATCAGTCATTTTACTGATTGAGGAATGGGATTCATCCTGGCTGAAAAGCGGGAAAGACAATCATCAACTCAATCTAATCAATGTACTAGATCATCAACGGCTAAAACGCTTCGAGGGGCCCTTTGACCAAACCTATTACGAACAGGACCAAGCCGGGAATAAGATTGAGCGTCTGGAAAAGGACGGGCTGAAATGCGATTTGTCTCTCGGTCGGGTTCAACTACCTCTGGAGTCTGCTAGCAAAATTATTCGTGGCATTATAGCGACAGAGATGGGCGGGGTGCCTTATATCACTCAACGTATTTATTTCTATTCACCGGAAAAACAAACCGGAATGCTGGTGTACGATGACCGAGGCTGCGACGTATGGGCTGATGATCTTGATATCCTTCGCCCAACGTACGAGAAATTCAACGATTGGATTTTGGCGTACAACCGCGTTGAGGTGGAAGAGATGTTTGGCCAGTGA
- a CDS encoding serine hydrolase, which translates to MLRFLAYLLVAVALSSCHVTRFATRNFANITDHKIFPYTEVETGEQTMPFPVSQREGLLDSLTITQKGVNRNLTEYLDESTSTVSFIVIQHDSIVYEEYFEGYEPQDISTVFSVSKSVTSLLTGIAVDEGAIEDINDPVTKYVPEFLEGDPLFQQLTIRHLLDMRSGLKYKESYSSPFADMAHLYYGTNQLKQLTKLKFAHPPGTYHQYQSGTTAIIGIIIERATGVPLGKYLEQKVWQPMGMEFPATWSLDDKRHRSAKSYSGLNTTARDLAKIGQLYLNGGTWHGRRIISEDWVRKSVTPDLSNDAYQFQWYGFSETIKTADGNTRYFADSTAAASALVAEPELAGAKVLASVRYPGQYYLERPGEAFFAMGILSQYIYVDPKTNVVIVRQGRKWDGGWRSLFGAISKRLGE; encoded by the coding sequence ATGCTAAGATTTCTTGCCTACCTCCTGGTAGCGGTGGCCCTGTCTTCCTGCCACGTTACGCGCTTCGCCACCCGCAACTTTGCCAATATCACCGATCATAAGATCTTCCCCTACACCGAGGTGGAGACTGGGGAGCAAACCATGCCCTTCCCCGTAAGCCAACGTGAGGGGCTGCTGGATTCGCTCACCATTACCCAGAAGGGCGTAAATCGTAACCTCACGGAATACCTCGACGAGAGTACCTCAACGGTGTCCTTCATCGTCATTCAGCACGACAGCATCGTCTACGAAGAATACTTTGAGGGCTACGAGCCCCAGGATATATCCACCGTCTTCTCCGTTTCCAAATCGGTAACCTCGTTGCTGACCGGCATTGCGGTGGACGAAGGCGCCATCGAAGACATCAATGACCCCGTAACAAAGTACGTCCCGGAATTTTTGGAAGGTGACCCCCTATTCCAGCAATTGACGATCCGCCACCTGCTAGATATGCGTTCTGGGCTGAAGTACAAGGAATCTTACAGCAGCCCCTTCGCCGATATGGCCCACCTTTACTACGGGACCAACCAACTGAAGCAACTGACCAAACTGAAATTCGCCCACCCGCCGGGTACGTACCACCAGTACCAATCCGGTACGACGGCCATCATCGGGATCATCATTGAGCGGGCTACCGGCGTGCCTCTGGGCAAATACCTCGAGCAAAAGGTGTGGCAGCCAATGGGGATGGAATTCCCCGCCACCTGGAGTTTGGACGACAAACGCCACCGGTCCGCCAAATCCTATTCCGGCCTCAACACTACGGCGCGGGACCTCGCAAAGATTGGCCAACTCTATCTCAACGGCGGTACCTGGCACGGACGGCGGATCATTTCAGAAGACTGGGTCAGAAAATCCGTCACGCCAGACCTGAGTAATGATGCCTACCAGTTTCAGTGGTACGGTTTCTCGGAGACGATCAAGACAGCTGATGGAAATACCCGCTACTTTGCGGACTCCACGGCGGCGGCTTCGGCCCTCGTCGCGGAGCCGGAATTGGCTGGTGCCAAAGTGTTGGCTTCCGTCCGGTACCCTGGCCAGTATTACCTCGAACGCCCGGGGGAAGCCTTTTTCGCCATGGGCATCCTATCTCAGTACATCTACGTGGACCCCAAGACGAACGTGGTCATCGTCCGCCAGGGCCGCAAGTGGGATGGGGGTTGGCGTAGTTTGTTTGGGGCGATTAGTAAGCGTTTGGGGGAGTGA
- a CDS encoding peroxiredoxin, protein MKKYTLLLLLFIATLNLTAQSTNEASVEGDALAFELVDMDGNVVSSENTRGKVVVLNFWFIGCKPCLEEIPEINAVYESYRDNPDVIFASIGTDSAAKITKNRTKYNIQYPVVADGRAVCQQFGVEGFPTNMVIDREGNYELNFTGGFAKIGKVIDKAIARALK, encoded by the coding sequence ATGAAGAAATATACCCTATTGCTCCTCCTATTCATCGCCACCCTTAACCTGACCGCGCAAAGCACTAATGAAGCCAGCGTGGAGGGCGATGCGCTTGCCTTTGAGCTGGTGGACATGGACGGTAACGTCGTCTCCTCCGAGAACACCAGGGGCAAAGTGGTCGTCCTGAACTTCTGGTTCATCGGCTGCAAACCCTGCCTGGAGGAGATCCCGGAGATCAACGCGGTGTACGAATCCTACCGGGATAACCCGGACGTCATTTTCGCATCCATCGGAACGGATAGTGCTGCCAAGATCACGAAGAATCGCACTAAGTACAACATTCAGTATCCGGTAGTAGCGGATGGGCGAGCGGTCTGCCAGCAGTTTGGCGTGGAAGGCTTTCCAACGAACATGGTCATCGACCGGGAAGGGAACTACGAACTCAACTTCACGGGTGGTTTTGCCAAAATTGGCAAGGTGATCGACAAGGCGATAGCCAGAGCCTTGAAGTAG
- a CDS encoding porin family protein — MRTLFSLLAFLCFTVAVSAQTSVGIRGAYGTSSLRTDSDLDLISDQLDNTSTLSAGLYVEHAFTEVFSLRSGVEINRRGTSLALTQDAEIFGMNVGFGARAKTRFTYVDVPVLAQVHLPTNSAVTPYAFGGASLGYATAGNIRTTATALVEFNLMTTDINLDAINYERFHVAAMGGVGVKAKAGENLTFFVEGRFEQSLTQPYDVPIVTARTGFKGVQVGGGVAVTF; from the coding sequence ATGCGTACCCTCTTCTCCCTCCTCGCCTTTTTGTGCTTCACGGTGGCGGTTTCCGCCCAAACGAGCGTCGGTATACGCGGCGCCTACGGCACTTCCTCGCTGCGTACGGATAGCGACCTCGACCTCATCAGCGATCAGTTGGATAACACGTCCACACTCTCCGCCGGGCTTTACGTGGAGCATGCTTTTACCGAGGTCTTCAGCCTGCGCTCCGGGGTAGAGATCAATCGCCGGGGAACTTCTTTGGCGCTGACGCAGGATGCCGAGATTTTTGGGATGAACGTAGGATTTGGCGCCCGGGCAAAGACCCGCTTTACTTACGTGGACGTACCGGTTTTGGCGCAAGTGCATCTCCCCACGAATAGTGCCGTAACCCCCTACGCTTTCGGTGGTGCCAGCTTAGGCTACGCGACCGCCGGCAATATCCGGACGACCGCCACCGCCCTGGTAGAATTCAACCTGATGACGACGGACATCAACCTCGATGCCATCAACTACGAACGTTTCCACGTGGCTGCGATGGGCGGCGTCGGGGTGAAGGCGAAAGCCGGTGAAAACCTCACCTTTTTCGTGGAGGGCCGCTTCGAGCAAAGCCTCACCCAGCCCTACGACGTACCGATCGTGACGGCGCGGACGGGCTTCAAAGGGGTACAAGTTGGGGGTGGGGTAGCGGTGACGTTTTAG